Proteins co-encoded in one Pleurodeles waltl isolate 20211129_DDA chromosome 1_2, aPleWal1.hap1.20221129, whole genome shotgun sequence genomic window:
- the CCIN gene encoding calicin isoform X1 — protein MRMEFTDKQHSQRLSQQLNCQRRRGRRCNLEVRVGTHVFHAHREVLAAVSPSVEQELSGNDVQPQDAFVITISADCMSVEAVEQLLEFMYTGRILLGEHNVEYLLRGAQYFALSSLRSHCRDFLQQSLRGDNCLRHLALAEVHQLEEVAERAYCLLRDGFYALTAPQVGALSRPVLERLLRDQDLRVSGEDQVLLALAQWARGPPEAGKGEEMDKARLQAFESMFGHVLLSAVSEPALSTLMVDEILAKQCPTALARIQEELASRRNGLSSRMLLLQRKGALLDCVLVLGGQRTDGRFSNAVFAYVVSEDTWLKLTDMPYRAAAFGVTSLGKYVYLTGGASEETIGLRAAWRYDIDTGSWTKLPDLPQELVFHTMVTCGGAIYTVGGSVAPRKYTSNIYRYDLRKESWSLAGKMSVPMDGVEVITKEDKCIYIVTGRCVVKGAISRVGVVDCFDTTTHEVVQCMTFPIQFKHRPLLSFLDDNVLAVQSHKQSLEINLQKVQATKTAKTVPLMPGQVKLDICHAVCKLSGHKVFVCGGVVSREGEDGKSYTINQTACLFNMIKGEWSILAPAPEAVDCAACCCAQLPRKLLYKGGNQTENGKSTRTKS, from the exons ATGAGGATGGAGTTCACGGACAAGCAGCACAGCCAGCGGCTATCTCAGCAGCTTAACTGCCAGCGCCGCCGCGGACGGCGCTGCAACCTGGAGGTGCGGGTGGGCACCCACGTGTTCCACGCGCACCGCGAGGTGCTGGCCGCCGTCAGCCCTTCAGTGGAGCAGGAGCTGAGCGGAAACGACGTGCAGCCCCAGGACGCCTTTGTCATCACCATCAGCGCCGACTGCATGAGCGTTGAGGCGGTGGAGCAGCTGCTTGAGTTCATGTACACGGGCCGGATTCTGTTGGGCGAGCACAACGTCGAGTACCTGCTGCGCGGAGCCCAGTATTTCGCGCTGTCGAGCCTGCGCTCTCACTGCCGAGACTTCCTGCAGCAGTCCCTGCGCGGCGACAACTGCTTGCGCCACCTGGCGCTGGCTGAGGTCCACCAGCTGGAGGAGGTGGCCGAGCGCGCCTACTGCCTCCTGCGCGACGGCTTCTACGCACTGACAGCCCCCCAAGTGGGTGCTTTGTCACGCCCGGTGCTGGAGCGGCTGCTTCGCGACCAGGACCTGCGAGTGAGCGGCGAGGACCAGGTGCTACTGGCACTTGCGCAGTGGGCGAGAGGGCCACCAGAGGCGGGGAAGGGCGAGGAAATGGATAAAGCGCGCCTCCAGGCTTTTGAGAGCATGTTCGGCCACGTGCTGCTGAGCGCCGTTTCGGAGCCAGCACTCAGTACACTAATGGTCGATGAGATCCTGGCTAAACAGTGCCCCACTGCTCTAGCACGGATTCAGGAAGAGCTTGCCAGCAGGAGGAATGGATTGTCCTC TAGGATGCTGCTACTGCAGCGCAAGGGTGCCCTCCTAGATTGTGTGCTAGTCTTGGGTGGCCAGCGCACTGATGGCCGCTTCAGTAATGCCGTCTTTGCCTATGTGGTGAGTGAGGACACCTGGTTGAAGCTGACTGACATGCCCTATCGTGCTGCAGCCTTTGGCGTCACTTCACTTGGCAAGTATGTCTACTTGACAGGTGGTGCCTCAGAGGAGACCATTGGCCTCCGAGCAGCCTGGCGCTATGACATCGACACCGGATCCTGGACAAAGCTGCCAGACCTTCCACAGGAACTGGTCTTTCACACAATGGTGACATGTGGAGGGGCTATCTACACAGTGGGCGGTAGTGTGGCCCCACGCAAGTACACTTCTAACATCTACCGCTATGACCTCCGCAAGGAAAGTTGGTCACTGGCTGGCAAGATGAGCGTGCCTATGGATGGGGTGGAGGTCATTACCAAGGAAGATAAGTGCATTTATATTGTGACAGGTCGCTGTGTTGTAAAAGGGGCAATTTCCCGTGTGGGAGTGGTGGACTGCTTTGACACAACCACCCATGAAGTAGTACAGTGCATGACCTTCCCCATCCAGTTCAAACATCGCCCGCTTCTCTCATTCCTAGATGATAATGTGCTGGCTGTACAGAGCCACAAGCAGAGCCTAGAGATAAACTTACAGAAAGTGCAGGCCACAAAAACTGCCAAGACTGTGCCCCTAATGCCGGGGCAAGTAAAGCTGGATATTTGCCACGCAGTTTGCAAGTTGTCAGGGCATAAGGTGTTTGTCTGCGGTGGAGTAGTATCAAGAGAAGGTGAAGATGGCAAGTCCTACACCATCAACCAAACGGCATGCCTTTTTAACATGATAAAAGGCGAGTGGAGTATACTAGCCCCAGCCCCAGAGGCTGTTGATTGTGCAGCCTGTTGTTGTGCCCAATTGCCTAGAAAACTTTTGTATAAGGGGGGGAATCAAACAGAGAATGGAAAGTCAACAAGAACAAAGAGCTAG
- the CCIN gene encoding calicin isoform X2, with the protein MRMEFTDKQHSQRLSQQLNCQRRRGRRCNLEVRVGTHVFHAHREVLAAVSPSVEQELSGNDVQPQDAFVITISADCMSVEAVEQLLEFMYTGRILLGEHNVEYLLRGAQYFALSSLRSHCRDFLQQSLRGDNCLRHLALAEVHQLEEVAERAYCLLRDGFYALTAPQVGALSRPVLERLLRDQDLRVSGEDQVLLALAQWARGPPEAGKGEEMDKARLQAFESMFGHVLLSAVSEPALTRIQEELASRRNGLSSSPLAPHEPGAQGLSRMLLLQRKGALLDCVLVLGGQRTDGRFSNAVFAYVVSEDTWLKLTDMPYRAAAFGVTSLGKYVYLTGGASEETIGLRAAWRYDIDTGSWTKLPDLPQELVFHTMVTCGGAIYTVGGSVAPRKYTSNIYRYDLRKESWSLAGKMSVPMDGVEVITKEDKCIYIVTGRCVVKGAISRVGVVDCFDTTTHEVVQCMTFPIQFKHRPLLSFLDDNVLAVQSHKQSLEINLQKVQATKTAKTVPLMPGQVKLDICHAVCKLSGHKVFVCGGVVSREGEDGKSYTINQTACLFNMIKGEWSILAPAPEAVDCAACCCAQLPRKLLYKGGNQTENGKSTRTKS; encoded by the exons ATGAGGATGGAGTTCACGGACAAGCAGCACAGCCAGCGGCTATCTCAGCAGCTTAACTGCCAGCGCCGCCGCGGACGGCGCTGCAACCTGGAGGTGCGGGTGGGCACCCACGTGTTCCACGCGCACCGCGAGGTGCTGGCCGCCGTCAGCCCTTCAGTGGAGCAGGAGCTGAGCGGAAACGACGTGCAGCCCCAGGACGCCTTTGTCATCACCATCAGCGCCGACTGCATGAGCGTTGAGGCGGTGGAGCAGCTGCTTGAGTTCATGTACACGGGCCGGATTCTGTTGGGCGAGCACAACGTCGAGTACCTGCTGCGCGGAGCCCAGTATTTCGCGCTGTCGAGCCTGCGCTCTCACTGCCGAGACTTCCTGCAGCAGTCCCTGCGCGGCGACAACTGCTTGCGCCACCTGGCGCTGGCTGAGGTCCACCAGCTGGAGGAGGTGGCCGAGCGCGCCTACTGCCTCCTGCGCGACGGCTTCTACGCACTGACAGCCCCCCAAGTGGGTGCTTTGTCACGCCCGGTGCTGGAGCGGCTGCTTCGCGACCAGGACCTGCGAGTGAGCGGCGAGGACCAGGTGCTACTGGCACTTGCGCAGTGGGCGAGAGGGCCACCAGAGGCGGGGAAGGGCGAGGAAATGGATAAAGCGCGCCTCCAGGCTTTTGAGAGCATGTTCGGCCACGTGCTGCTGAGCGCCGTTTCGGAGCCAGCACTCA CACGGATTCAGGAAGAGCTTGCCAGCAGGAGGAATGGATTGTCCTCGTCCCCTCTTGCACCTCATGAGCCTGGAGCACAGGGGCTGAGTAGGATGCTGCTACTGCAGCGCAAGGGTGCCCTCCTAGATTGTGTGCTAGTCTTGGGTGGCCAGCGCACTGATGGCCGCTTCAGTAATGCCGTCTTTGCCTATGTGGTGAGTGAGGACACCTGGTTGAAGCTGACTGACATGCCCTATCGTGCTGCAGCCTTTGGCGTCACTTCACTTGGCAAGTATGTCTACTTGACAGGTGGTGCCTCAGAGGAGACCATTGGCCTCCGAGCAGCCTGGCGCTATGACATCGACACCGGATCCTGGACAAAGCTGCCAGACCTTCCACAGGAACTGGTCTTTCACACAATGGTGACATGTGGAGGGGCTATCTACACAGTGGGCGGTAGTGTGGCCCCACGCAAGTACACTTCTAACATCTACCGCTATGACCTCCGCAAGGAAAGTTGGTCACTGGCTGGCAAGATGAGCGTGCCTATGGATGGGGTGGAGGTCATTACCAAGGAAGATAAGTGCATTTATATTGTGACAGGTCGCTGTGTTGTAAAAGGGGCAATTTCCCGTGTGGGAGTGGTGGACTGCTTTGACACAACCACCCATGAAGTAGTACAGTGCATGACCTTCCCCATCCAGTTCAAACATCGCCCGCTTCTCTCATTCCTAGATGATAATGTGCTGGCTGTACAGAGCCACAAGCAGAGCCTAGAGATAAACTTACAGAAAGTGCAGGCCACAAAAACTGCCAAGACTGTGCCCCTAATGCCGGGGCAAGTAAAGCTGGATATTTGCCACGCAGTTTGCAAGTTGTCAGGGCATAAGGTGTTTGTCTGCGGTGGAGTAGTATCAAGAGAAGGTGAAGATGGCAAGTCCTACACCATCAACCAAACGGCATGCCTTTTTAACATGATAAAAGGCGAGTGGAGTATACTAGCCCCAGCCCCAGAGGCTGTTGATTGTGCAGCCTGTTGTTGTGCCCAATTGCCTAGAAAACTTTTGTATAAGGGGGGGAATCAAACAGAGAATGGAAAGTCAACAAGAACAAAGAGCTAG